The following proteins are co-located in the Primulina tabacum isolate GXHZ01 chromosome 11, ASM2559414v2, whole genome shotgun sequence genome:
- the LOC142518708 gene encoding LOW QUALITY PROTEIN: divinyl chlorophyllide a 8-vinyl-reductase, chloroplastic-like (The sequence of the model RefSeq protein was modified relative to this genomic sequence to represent the inferred CDS: deleted 1 base in 1 codon), translating into MSICTPFNCNGLALHYSKNLSYKGCLFSRFDSQLQVTTVPYAFPFPPVYFSHPFKFGREISKLVTAVSTSTSDVETVPMVSFRSKNPKDINVLVVGSTGYIGNFVVKELTKRGFNVIAIARERSGTRGKNSKEETSGLLNGANVCFSDVTKLESLERSIENLGISVDVVVSCLASRNGGVKDSWLIDYEATKNSLVAGRKFGASHFVLLSAICVQKPLLEFQRAKLKFEAELMEEAKLEEGFTYSIVRPTAFFKSLAGQVELVKDGKPYVMFGDGKLCACKPISEQDLASFITDCILSEETINQILPIGGPGDALTPLEQGEILFKLLGKEPKFLKVPIQIMDFAIGVLDFLVKVFPSLEDAAEFGKIGRYYAAESMLIWDPETGKYDAGKTPSYGKDTLEKFFERVLRDGMAGQELGEQTIF; encoded by the exons ATGTCAATTTGCACCCCCTTCAACTGCAATGGACTTGCACTTCACTACTCTAAAAATCTGAGCTATAAAGGGTGTTTATTCTCTCGTTTTGATAGTCAACTTCAGGTAACCACTGTCCCATATGCTTTCCCTTTTCCTCCTGTTTATTTCTCACATCCCTTTAAATTTGGGAGAGAAATATCTAAACTTGTGACTGCTGTATCTACGTCTACCTCAGATGTTGAAACAGTACCCATGGTTTCATTCAGAAGTAAAAACCCGAAAGATATTAATGTTTTGGTGGTGGGTTCAACGGGTTATATTGGGAACTTTGTGGTTAAAGAGTTGACTAAAAGAGGTTTTAATGTCATAGCCATTGCTAGAGAAAGAAGTGGTACAAGAGGGAAGAATAGTAAAGAGGAAACGTCCGGGTTGTTAAATGGCGCTAATGTGTGCTTTTCGGAC GTTACCAAGTTAGAATCTTTAGAGAGAAGCATTGAAAATCTTGGAATTTCTGTTGATGTTGTTGTCTCTTGCCTTGCTAGTAGAAATGGTGGAGTTAAGGACTCGtggttgattgattatgaggcAACAAAGAACAGTCTTGTTGCTGGTAGGAAGTTTGGTGCTTCTCATTTTGTTTTGCTCTCTGCCATCTGTGTGCAAAAGCCCCTTCTCGAATTTCAACGAGCAAAACTGAAATTCGAGGCCGAATTGATGGAAGAAGCCAAATTGGAAGAGGGTTTCACATATAGTATAGTAAGGCCTACTGCATTTTTCAAGAGCTTGGCAGGCCAGGTTGAGTTGGTTAAAGATGGGAAACCTTATGTCATGTTTGGCGACGGGAAATTATGTGCCTGCAAGCCGATCAGCGAGCAAGATTTGGCCTCGTTTATCACAGATTGCATATTGAGCGAAGAAACGATTAACCAGATTCTTCCCATTGGGGGACCGGGGGACGCATTGACACCCTTGGAACAAGGGGAGATTCTGTTTAAGCTGTTAGGAAAAGAGCCTAAGTTTCTTAAAGTACCCATTCAGATAATGGACTTTGCTATTGGAGTTCTTGATTTTCTTGTGAAGGTGTTTCCTTCACTGGAAGATGCAGCCGAGTTCGGGAAGATAGGAAGGTATTATGCAGCAGAGAGTATGCTGATCTGGGATCCCGAAACAGGCAAATATGATGCAGGGAAGACACCGAGTTATGGCAAGGACACTTTGGAAAAATTCTTTGAGAGGGTGCTTCGAGATGGAATGGCTGGCCAAGAGTTGGGGGAGCAAACTATTTTCTAG
- the LOC142518714 gene encoding basic helix-loop-helix protein A-like, producing the protein MGSKGETLLEFEEDEIRNLFMGIMEGYKDTVIPPFSKFSPISISENGPNSRKGDDEEQESIWAENILKVKERKRRKQMNDRFSILHSMVPGLFEIYKPPREKIIDETVKFINSLEEEIRRLESLRKQPWHESREAKKQVLSKGTNQNSSVNVTLISKATFLAIEVPFRPGLMTDIIYVLDKHQTEILEARVSVDNRNLLTFAATLMVPNHHGCDIAIQKMKEELLSL; encoded by the exons ATGGGTAGCAAGGGGGAGACGCTGCTGGAATTCGAAGAAGATGAGATCAGAAATCTGTTTATGGGCATCATGGAAGGGTACAAGGACACTGTGATCCCAccattttctaaattttcaccAATTTCAATCAGTGAAAATGGGCCCAACTCAAGAAAAGGAGACGACGAAGAACAAGAATCCATATGGGCAGAGAATATACTCAAAGTCAAGGAACGCAAAAGGAGAAAGCAAATGAATGATAGATTCTCTATTCTTCATTCTATGGTGCCCGGCCTTTTCGAGATCTATAAG CCCCCAAGGGAAAAGATTATAGATGAAACAGTGAAGTTCATTAATTCCCTTGAAGAAGAGATACGCAGGCTAGAAAGTCTAAGGAAACAGCCATGGCATGAATCAAGGGAGGCCAAAAAGCAAGTTTTATCAAAAGGCACAAACCAGAACTCCTCTGTCAATGTCACACTAATCAGTAAGGCCACATTCCTGGCCATTGAAGTCCCGTTTAGACCTGGTTTGATGActgatattatatatgtgttGGATAAGCATCAAACTGAGATTTTGGAGGCAAGAGTTTCGGTTGACAACCGAAACTTGTTAACATTCGCAGCCACATTAATGGTACCGAATCATCATGGATGTGACATTGCCATCCAGAAGATGAAGGAAGAGCTTCTAAGCTTGTAG
- the LOC142519116 gene encoding L-lactate dehydrogenase B-like yields MQKSTSTSYLGPGGLDLTPAFFSPITGGAPPSPTKRHTKITVVGVGNVGMAIAQTILTQDLADELALVDAKEDKLRGEMLDLQHAAAFLPRTKIRASLDYSVTANSDLCIITAGARQNPGESRLNLLQRNVSLFRHIVPPLAKYSPDCIILVVSNPVDVLTYVAWRLSGFPPNRVIGSGTNLDSSRFRFLIADHLDVNAQDVQAYIVGEHGDSSVALWSSISVGGVPILSFLERQQIAYEKRTLENIHKEVVQSAYEVISLKGYTSWAIGYSVSSLARTILRDQRRIHPVSVLAKDFYNIDGGDVFLSLPAQLGRSGVLGVTNVHLTDEEAQQLRNSAKTILEVQSQLEV; encoded by the exons ATGCAGAAGAGTACATCCACCTCCTACTTGGGCCCCGGTGGACTGGACTTAACTCCAGCCTTTTTCAGCCCCATTACTGGTGGAGCCCCACCGTCCCCCACCAAGCGCCACACCAAGATCACCGTAGTTGGCGTCGGGAACGTGGGTATGGCCATCGCCCAGACGATCCTCACCCAAGATCTTGCCGATGAGCTCGCCCTCGTCGACGCAAAAGAAGACAAGCTGCGCGGCGAGATGCTCGACCTCCAACATGCCGCCGCTTTCCTCCCACGTACGAAGATACGGGCCTCCCTCGACTACTCTGTCACTGCGAACTCCGACCTCTGCATCATCACCGCAGGTGCACGACAGAACCCGGGAGAAAGCAGGCTGAACCTGCTGCAGAGAAATGTGTCTCTGTTTAGGCATATTGTGCCACCGTTGGCTAAGTACTCTCCGGATTGTATAATATTGGTGGTTTCGAACCCGGTTGATGTCTTGACTTATGTAGCCTGGAGGTTGTCCGGATTCCCACCTAACCGGGTTATCGGATCTGGTACCAACTTGGACTCGTCCAGGTTCCGGTTCTTGATCGCCGATCACCTTGATGTTAATGCACAGGATGTGCAG GCCTACATTGTTGGGGAACATGGCGACAGTTCAGTGGCTCTATGGTCAAGCATAAGTGTTGGAGGAGTCCCAATACTAAGCTTCTTAGAGAGGCAACAAATTGCCTATGAGAAACGCACCTTAGAAAACATCCACAAAGAAGTTGTCCAAAGTGCATATGAAGTCATAAGCTTGAAAGGCTACACGTCGTGGGCGATCGGGTACTCTGTCTCTAGCTTGGCCCGAACGATACTAAGGGATCAAAGAAGGATCCATCCAGTCTCGGTTCTTGCAAAGGACTTCTACAATATCGACGGCGGGGATGTTTTTTTAAGCTTGCCTGCTCAATTAGGTAGGAGCGGAGTGTTGGGGGTAACCAATGTGCATCTTACTGATGAAGAAGCTCAGCAGCTGAGGAACTCCGCCAAGACCATTCTGGAAGTACAAAGTCAACTGGAAGTATAA